Proteins co-encoded in one Rattus rattus isolate New Zealand chromosome 5, Rrattus_CSIRO_v1, whole genome shotgun sequence genomic window:
- the LOC116900319 gene encoding olfactory receptor 1052-like: MKVWNHTGVKEFILVGLTENPNWQVPLFLLFCIIYFIILLGNWGMIFLIWLNAQLHTPMYFFLSNLSFCDICYSTIIAPKTIINLLSEHKSTRLFACILQSFFFAVYVTTEVVLLSMMAYDRYVAIANPLMYTVIMTKSICTQMVLASYLAGLINSMIHTIGLLKLDFCGPNIVNHFFCDVPPLLKLACSDPHINEMLLLVFSGIIAISTFIIVMVSYIHIIIAILRIRSAEGRRKAFSTCASHLTAVALFYGSVTFSYIQPSSQYSMEQEKVSAVFYTLVIPMLNPLIYSLRNKDVKEAIQKLIFRKRNAC; encoded by the coding sequence ATGAAAGTTTGGAATCATACAGGTgtgaaagaattcatactggtTGGCTTAACAGAAAATCCTAATTGGCAGGTtcctctctttttgcttttttgcataatttattttatcattcttttGGGTAATTGGGGGATGATCTTCCTGATCTGGTTGAATGCCCAACTTCATACCCCAATGTACTTCTTTCTTAGTAACCTCTCCTTCTGTGACATCTGCTACTCTACTATCATTGCTCCTAAAACGATCATCAATCTCCTATCAGAACACAAGTCTACTAGGCTGTTTGCCTGTATTCTGCAGAGTTTCTTTTTTGCAGTATATGTAACCACAGAAGTAGTCCTCCTGTCTATGATGGcttatgatcgctatgtggcaATTGCAAACCCTTTAATGTATACAGTTATTATGACAAAGAGCATCTGCACTCAAATGGTTCTTGCAAGTTACTTGGCTGGTCTCATAAATTCCATGATTCACACAATAGGTTTACTCAAACTAGATTTCTGTGGTCCTAACATTGTGAATCACTTCTTCTGTGACGTTCCTCCTCTTTTGAAGCTTGCATGCTCTGATCCACACATCAATGAGATGCTACTCTTGGTCTTCTCTGGTATAATTGCTATTTCTACTTTCATCATCGTCATGGTATCCTATATCCACATTATCATTGCCATCCTGAGAATCCGCTCCGCTGAGGGGAGACGCAAAGCCTTCTCAACTTGTGCCTCACACCTGACAGCTGTGGCATTATTTTATGGATCTGTGACATTTAGCTACATCCAGCCAAGTTCTCAGTACTCCATGGAACAGGAAAAAGTCTCTGCTGTGTTTTACACACTGGTCATCCCCATGTTGAACCCTCTGATTTACAGCCTGAGAAATAAGGATGTTAAAGAAGCAATACAGAAGTTGATTTTTAGGAAGAGAAATGCCTGTTGA
- the LOC116900320 gene encoding olfactory receptor 5AS1-like, producing MQYMNYTKPTEFIFIGFTDYLPLRLMLFLVFLIVYTLTLVGNMGLIILVNIDLSLQTPMYHFLSNLSFLDISYSTAIAPKMLVDFLASKKSISFYGCAIQMFFFACFADAECLILAAMAYDRYAAICNPLLYSTLVSRKVSFSLVVLAYFSGSVTSLVHVSLTFMLPYCRSNIVNHFFCDIPPLLALSCADTYINELLLFALCGTIQTSTFMVILTSYICILITVLSIKSSGGRSKTFSTCASHLIAVTLFYGTLLFMYLRPTTSYSPDTDKVVALFYTVVFPMLNPIIYSFRNKDVKNALKKLFDKQGTFR from the coding sequence atgcagtacatGAACTATACCAAGCCAACAGAGTTTATATTTATCGGATTCACAGATTATCTGCCGTTAAGACTCATGCTATTTTTAGTGTTTCTCATAGTTTACACATTAACTTTGGTGGGAAATATGGGCTTAATAATCCTAGTCAATATTGACTTAAGTCTTCAAACCCCTATGTATCACTTTCTTAGCAATCTGTCTTTCTTAGATATCAGCTATTCAACAGCTATTGCACCTAAAATGCTGGTAGACTTCTTAGCCTCCAAGAAGAGTATCTCATTTTATGGATGTGCTATACAGATGTTTTTCTTTGCATGCTTTGCAGACGCGGAGTGCCTTATCCTGGCTGCGATGGCATATGACCGCTATGCAGCCATTTGCAACCCACTGCTTTATTCTACATTGGTGTCTCGCAAGGTCTCCTTCAGCCTTGTTGTGTTGGCTTATTTTAGTGGAAGTGTGACCTCACTGGTGCATGTGTCACTCACGTTTATGCTTCCATACTGTAGGTCCAATATTGTCAACCATTTTTTTTGTGACATCCCACCTCTCCTTGCATTATCGTGTGCTGATACTTATATTAATGAGCTTCTGCTCTTTGCTTTATGCGGCACAATCCAGACCAGCACTTTCATGGTCATCCTTACTTCTTACATCTGCATCCTCATTACTGTTTTGAGCATCAagtcctcaggaggcaggagcaaaaCATTCTCCACCTGTGCTTCTCATCTCATAGCTGTCACCTTGTTCTATGGAACTCTGCTCTTTATGTACTTGCGTCCCACCACCAGCTATTCCCCAGACACTGATAAGGTAGTTGCTCTGTTTTACACTGTTGTGTTTCCTATGTTGAATCCAATTATTTACAGCTTTAGAAACAAAGATGTGAAAAATGCACTCAAAAAATTATTTGATAAACAAGGGACCTTCAGGTGA